In one Sander lucioperca isolate FBNREF2018 chromosome 7, SLUC_FBN_1.2, whole genome shotgun sequence genomic region, the following are encoded:
- the LOC116054904 gene encoding uncharacterized protein LOC116054904 isoform X2: MMALRYNIVVFGGIDGFSRKIMYLGAASNNLASTTLTFFLESVEKFGFPLRVRADQGVENDDVARFMFTVRGTGKSSFISGKSVHNQRIERLWRDLWAAVTCIYYDVLHYLEEEGFLSIANETHLFCCHFVFLPRLQDDLDTFRNGWDNHPLRTESHMTPNQLWDLGRTHYPIPGPDNTEGMDFLNIEWENSGLPFDDQSSIIVPDTACPLTDGQMTAVLWLRYLHCCCSIL; this comes from the exons ATGATGGCGCTTCG ctaCAACATTGTTGTCTTTGGTGGTATTGACGGTTTTTCCCGTAAG ATAATGTATCTTGGTGCAGCCTCCAACAACCTTGCATCAACCACCCTGACTTTCTTCCTAGAATCTGTTGAGAAGTTTGGTTTTCCTCTCAG GGTTCGTGCTGATCAGGGAGTGGAAAATGACGACGTTGCACGCTTCATGTTTACAGTCCGTGGCACTGGAAAGAGCAGCTTTATATCCGGGAAGAGTGTTCACAACCAAAG GATTGAGCGGCTTTGGAGAGACCTGTGGGCAGCTGTAACATGCATCTACTATGATGTTCTCCACTACCTGGAAGAAGAGGGCTTCCTCAGCATCGCCAATGAAACGCACCTCTTCTGCTGTCACTTCGTGTTTCTCCCACGCCTGCAGGATGACCTAGATACTTTTCGCAATGGTTGGGACAATCATCCCCTGAGAACAGAAAGCCACATGACCCCTAACCAGCTGTGGGACTTGGGTCGTACACATTACCCAATTCCAGGACCAGATAACACAGAG GGCATGGATTTTCTTAACATTGAGTGGGAAAACAGCGGACTTCCATTTGATGACCAGTCGAGCATCATTGTTCCAGACACAGCATGCCCCCTGACCGATGGACAAATGACAG CAGTCCTTTGGCTGCGATACTTACATTGCTGCTGTTCAATTTTGTGA
- the LOC116054904 gene encoding uncharacterized protein LOC116054904 isoform X1 has translation MSRRTVYRRMAESDLSVKALYSTMTEEELDQCVREIKSRQPHSGYRMMKALLQARGLRVQYNRVRASMHRVDTTGVISRMVHVGCIARRTYSVPGPQSLMHIDTNHKLIRYNIVVFGGIDGFSRKIMYLGAASNNLASTTLTFFLESVEKFGFPLRVRADQGVENDDVARFMFTVRGTGKSSFISGKSVHNQRIERLWRDLWAAVTCIYYDVLHYLEEEGFLSIANETHLFCCHFVFLPRLQDDLDTFRNGWDNHPLRTESHMTPNQLWDLGRTHYPIPGPDNTEGMDFLNIEWENSGLPFDDQSSIIVPDTACPLTDGQMTAVLWLRYLHCCCSIL, from the exons ATGTCCAGGCGCACAGTATACCGACGCATGGCTGAGTCTGATCTCTCAGTAAAGGCATTATACAGCACTATGACGGAAGAAGAGTTAGatcagtgtgtgagagagattaaGTCGAGGCAGCCTCACTCTGGATATCGAATGATGAAGGCCCTTCTGCAAGCCAGAGGACTGAGGGTGCAGTATAACCGTGTCAGAGCCTCCATGCACCGTGTTGACACCACTGGTGTCATAAGCCGTATGGTCCACGTAGGATGTATTGCTCGACGGACCTACTCGGTTCCAGGACCCCAGTCTTTGATGCACATAGATACAAACCATAAATTGATTCG ctaCAACATTGTTGTCTTTGGTGGTATTGACGGTTTTTCCCGTAAG ATAATGTATCTTGGTGCAGCCTCCAACAACCTTGCATCAACCACCCTGACTTTCTTCCTAGAATCTGTTGAGAAGTTTGGTTTTCCTCTCAG GGTTCGTGCTGATCAGGGAGTGGAAAATGACGACGTTGCACGCTTCATGTTTACAGTCCGTGGCACTGGAAAGAGCAGCTTTATATCCGGGAAGAGTGTTCACAACCAAAG GATTGAGCGGCTTTGGAGAGACCTGTGGGCAGCTGTAACATGCATCTACTATGATGTTCTCCACTACCTGGAAGAAGAGGGCTTCCTCAGCATCGCCAATGAAACGCACCTCTTCTGCTGTCACTTCGTGTTTCTCCCACGCCTGCAGGATGACCTAGATACTTTTCGCAATGGTTGGGACAATCATCCCCTGAGAACAGAAAGCCACATGACCCCTAACCAGCTGTGGGACTTGGGTCGTACACATTACCCAATTCCAGGACCAGATAACACAGAG GGCATGGATTTTCTTAACATTGAGTGGGAAAACAGCGGACTTCCATTTGATGACCAGTCGAGCATCATTGTTCCAGACACAGCATGCCCCCTGACCGATGGACAAATGACAG CAGTCCTTTGGCTGCGATACTTACATTGCTGCTGTTCAATTTTGTGA